In the Kocuria turfanensis genome, one interval contains:
- a CDS encoding sigma-70 family RNA polymerase sigma factor: MTPDRPDLTDDQRAAVTDWKQSQDKAEQARKLTEDAATEAREAVTALSRSGMSQKAIAALLGIGQQRVSQLIIRTPRH, translated from the coding sequence GTGACCCCCGACCGCCCCGACCTTACGGACGACCAGCGCGCAGCCGTGACCGACTGGAAGCAGTCCCAAGACAAGGCCGAGCAAGCACGAAAGCTCACCGAGGACGCGGCCACCGAAGCGCGTGAAGCCGTCACCGCCCTCAGCCGCAGTGGCATGAGCCAGAAAGCCATCGCAGCCCTGCTGGGCATCGGACAGCAACGCGTCTCCCAGCTCATCATCCGAACGCCCCGCCACTGA
- a CDS encoding GAF and ANTAR domain-containing protein → MGHHEAESAEDRTRRHQLQAQAREKELEAQAKALKQEGQSQLRDWKARQAAEADTGLEDNDPRTQKEDDHRAPVGDTEAMDTTSRGVNGPAREAGTARGAGDLAGQLGELARTMQGENNFEATLATMVHAALQLIPGAVDASISVAQARRTVRCHAPSSDLPATVDQLQEKYGQGPCLDAAYEEKIVRVPDFRAEDRWPAFAPAALKAGAKSMLAFQLYTNGEDLGALNVYGADFHTFDAEAEEIGSLVAAHAAVAFADAQQIKHLNEALATRDLIGQAKGILMERFKITAQQAFVVLTTVSSGTNFKLREVAEQLATTGTLPDAKP, encoded by the coding sequence ATGGGCCACCACGAGGCCGAATCCGCCGAGGACCGCACCCGTCGGCACCAGCTCCAGGCCCAGGCCCGCGAGAAAGAACTGGAAGCCCAAGCGAAGGCGCTCAAGCAGGAAGGCCAGTCCCAACTACGAGACTGGAAAGCCCGCCAGGCCGCTGAGGCCGACACCGGCCTGGAAGACAACGACCCCCGCACCCAGAAGGAGGACGACCACCGGGCGCCGGTGGGGGACACTGAGGCGATGGACACGACTTCCCGCGGCGTGAACGGTCCTGCCCGCGAAGCAGGCACCGCGAGGGGCGCCGGTGACCTGGCCGGGCAACTGGGCGAACTGGCCCGCACCATGCAGGGCGAGAACAACTTCGAGGCTACCTTGGCCACCATGGTCCATGCGGCCCTGCAGTTGATTCCCGGGGCGGTGGATGCCTCGATCTCCGTGGCCCAGGCCCGGCGCACGGTCCGCTGCCACGCCCCGTCCTCCGATCTGCCGGCCACCGTGGACCAGCTCCAGGAAAAGTACGGGCAGGGCCCGTGTCTGGACGCGGCCTATGAGGAGAAGATCGTCCGCGTCCCGGACTTCCGCGCCGAGGACCGGTGGCCGGCCTTCGCCCCGGCCGCCCTGAAAGCTGGGGCGAAGTCGATGCTCGCCTTCCAGCTCTACACCAACGGTGAGGACCTCGGGGCGCTGAACGTCTACGGGGCCGACTTCCACACCTTCGACGCAGAGGCCGAAGAGATCGGGTCACTAGTGGCCGCGCATGCGGCGGTGGCCTTCGCCGACGCCCAGCAGATCAAACACCTCAACGAGGCGTTGGCCACCCGGGATTTGATCGGTCAGGCCAAGGGCATCCTGATGGAGCGGTTCAAAATCACCGCCCAACAGGCTTTCGTGGTGCTCACCACCGTCAGCTCAGGGACCAACTTCAAGCTGCGCGAGGTGGCCGAGCAACTGGCCACCACCGGCACCCTCCCCGACGCCAAGCCTTGA
- a CDS encoding glutaredoxin domain-containing protein, which produces MRTATLYTAPGCTDCAAAARSMDKKGLDFRAVDLAAEPGALDYVRALGHQRAPVTVVHNEHGTEVDHWSGYRPDKLMTLPHVLTG; this is translated from the coding sequence ATGCGTACCGCCACCCTCTACACCGCCCCCGGCTGCACCGACTGCGCGGCCGCCGCCCGCTCAATGGACAAGAAGGGCCTCGACTTCCGCGCCGTCGACCTCGCCGCCGAACCCGGAGCCCTGGACTACGTGCGCGCACTGGGCCACCAGCGCGCCCCGGTGACCGTCGTGCACAACGAGCACGGCACCGAAGTGGACCACTGGTCCGGCTACCGCCCCGACAAGCTCATGACCCTGCCCCACGTGCTGACCGGCTGA